In Elaeis guineensis isolate ETL-2024a chromosome 1, EG11, whole genome shotgun sequence, a genomic segment contains:
- the LOC105060240 gene encoding uncharacterized protein isoform X2 codes for MALHLRLRPKNLAPVPSLRRFSSSSSSTPPPPPPADSNGGGGGDNEDSSPPPSPSYSSLFSDVKERLKSPPTPPRRIPTDPPPPPPLSSPKPGPAASLEEIRKHLAGFRHRSGGGPLPPSGERPPSSPPTISFQELFKNNVLNKTDGGGAGEGGPSEKGARVSLDSIRESLRQFRASPRDQTGPRGFDFKAFQDSLRSPAGEADKGPSLIGGRETLPESIFGKELREKKGEGDGESKALKTEFVKMYSYDELGEKLRKLRPEEATKGDKNWFSLSELNERLAKLRELEEKETESRMGGVSFRDLRESLVRLKEADASKKANMQRLSTLMNLGGQVTPTFRLKPPQENLLERYFHPDHMSSAEKLKLELRRVRDEFKMSESDCGSARVQEVLEGDNMSACCVPTIS; via the exons ATGGCCCTGCATCTCAGGCTTAGGCCCAAAAACCTAGCCCCCGTCCCATCCCTCCGAcgcttctcttcttcctcctcttccaccCCTCCTCCGCCGCCTCCGGCGGACTCCAATGGTGGCGGCGGCGGGGACAACGAAGACTCTTCTCCTCCCCCTTCGCCGTCCTATTCCTCTTTATTCAGCGACGTCAAGGAGCGGCTCAAGTCCCCGCCCACCCCTCCCCGCCGGATCCCCACCGACCCTCCTCCGCCGCCTCCCCTGTCCTCCCCCAAACCCGGGCCCGCCGCCTCCCTCGAGGAGATCCGCAAGCACCTTGCCGGATTCCGGCACCGATCCGGTGGAGGCCCTCTGCCGCCATCTGGCGAGCGCCCCCCGTCGTCTCCACCCACCATCTCCTTCCAGGAGCTCTTCAAGAACAACGTCCTCAACAAGACGGACGGCGGCGGCGCTGGCGAAGGGGGCCCGTCCGAGAAGGGCGCAAGAGTCTCTTTGGACTCCATCAGAGAGAGTTTACGGCAGTTCCGGGCCTCCCCGAGAGACCAGACGGGGCCCCGCGGCTTCGATTTCAAAGCGTTTCAGGATAGTTTGAGGAGCCCGGCGGGGGAGGCGGATAAGGGGCCGTCGCTTATTGGAGGGAGGGAGACGCTGCCAGAGTCTATTTTTGGGAAGGAATTGAGGGAGAAGAAGGGGGAGGGCGACGGAGAGTCGAAGGCGCTGAAGACGGAGTTTGTGAAGATGTATAGCTACGACGAACTGGGAGAGAAGCTCCGGAAGCTGAGGCCGGAGGAAGCCACGAAGGGGGATAAAAATTGGTTCTCACTCAGCGAGTTGAATGAGAGGCTTGCGAAGCTTAGGGAGTTGGAGGAGAAGGAGACTGAGTCGAGGATGGGAGGGGTCTCCTTCAGGGATCTGAGGGAGAGCCTCGTGAGGCTTAAAGAAGCCGATGCCAGTAAAAAGGCCAACA TGCAGAGATTGTCAACCTTGATGAATCTTGGCGGGCAGGTGACTCCAACTTTCAGGCTAAAACCCCCACAGGAGAACTTATTGGAGAGG TATTTCCATCCGGATCACATGTCTTCGGCAGAGAAGTTGAAGTTGGAGCTCAGGAGAGtcagagatgaatttaagatgtcgGAGTCAGATTGTGGTTCTGCACGTGTTCAAG